The genomic interval AGCAGGAAGTTTTAAATTCGTTCCCAGTTCTTCTAAAGATTCATCTACCATAAATCCGGGGTTATCGGTAGCTATCTCAAATAATACACCTCCAGGCTCCCGGAAATACAAGGAGTGAAAATAATTACGGTCAATTTGCGGGGTGATCTGGTGTCCTTTGCTCAGTATAAGTTGCCTGAACTTCATTTGAGCCGCATCATCTTTTACACGGAAAGCCACATGGTGAACTGTACCTCCTGCCTGCATGCCTTGTTTCTCTCCCGGAACTTCCACTATATCTATAATAGCTGCACTTTCTACGGCGTCTGTGGCAAAACGAAAGCGGTTTACCTGCTGGTCAATCAGTTTGTAACCAAAAATATCCGTAAGAATATCGGCAGTAGCTTTCATATTTTGCAAGGTTAAGGTAACATTATGAAAACCTCTGGTTGCTACCTCTCCTTTTACTTCAGCTGTTTCCCAGGGCATGCGTTTATCTCCGGTTTTAGAAGCGATTAATTCCAGTTTTAATCCATCCGGATCAAGGAAAGTCAGATAAGGTTCTCCAAACTTCTCAGATGGTTTATTGTAAGTTACATTATTGGCTTCGAAACGCTTCACCCAGAAATCAAAGCTATTTTCAGGAACGGAATAACCAATTTCGGTAGCCATCCGGGTACCTCTTCTGCCTGGAGTTATCCCTTCCCAGGGAAAGAATGTCAGAATGGTGCCTGCTGAACCTTTCTCATCTCCAAAATAGAAATGATACGTATGTGGATCGTCGAAATTAACTGTTTTTTTAATGAAGCGTAAACCTAACACTTTGGTATAAAAATCAAAATTGCGTTTGGCATTGCCAGCAATAGCTGTTATATGATGCAAGCCTAATATTTTATCTTCCATGATCTTCGAATTTAATGGTTAACAGGTGTTTCTATAATGATAAACCGGCTTTCGGTGGCACACCTGATATTCACCTGGGCCGTTTCCCACAGGCCAATGGCATCTCTGGGATTGATTTCATTTCCTGCTATCAGCTGTTTTCCACTTATATTGAAAACGAACACACTTTTATTAACAGGGTTGAATGTATATTCAATTTCTTGTCCGGTATCAAAAAAGCCTACAGAAAGTTTTGCATTCTGATTGATCCAGCAATGAGACTGTCCTTCTTCATAACTTACAATGGTCGTGAGATGATTCCTGCGTTTCTCTTCCGGAAAATACCGCCGCTGATACCGGGGAATAATATTCTGTAGTTTGGGCTCAATCCAAATCTGCAAAAAATTCACCTCCTCTGAGCCCACATTGTGTTCTTCGTGGCGGAGTCCGCTTCCGGCACTCATAATCTGTACCCAATCCTTTTCTACTACTTCAGAGTAGCCCATACTATCTTTATGGTTCATCTTTCCAGCCAGCATCACTGAAATTATTTCCATATTCATATGCGGATGAACACCAAAGCCATTTCCCGGCGTTACATAGTCGTCGTTGAATGTTTTCAATAATTCAAAACCATTATTTTCAGGATTGTAATAACTGGAAAAGCTAAAAGTAAAATTGCTTTTCAGCCAGCCAATATCTTTCCTGCCCCGTTCTTGTGCCCGGATTATTCTAGTTTTCATATAATTTATGCCAGTAAAAGCTGTGAAGATTCAGGCTTACAGTAACTTCCTGCAAGCCTGATAGGATATATTTAAATTAAACCGGGGTCGGTTTGATCAGGCTTGTTTTACCAGCTGGATTTCACAATGTATTCTGATTTCGTCGCTTACAACTACACTGCCTGCTTCTGTTACTGCATCCCATGTTAAACCAAATTCTTTCCGGCGGATTTTTCCTTCAACCGTAAATCCGGCTTTGGTCTGGCCGTAAGGATCTACGACAGTACCGGCAGCTTCTACTTTTACAGTAATGGGTTTGGTAATGCCCCGTATAGTTAAATCTCCATGCAAGAGATAGTCTTCACCAGATGGCTCGAATTGTTTGCCTACAAAGCGGAGTTGAGCATGGTTGGCCGCATCAAAAAAATCCGCGGACTTCAGGTGTGTATCCCGTTGCTGGTTGTTAGTATTGATGGTATCAACATTGGCGGTAAATACAATGCTTTTTGCTTTGGTAAAATTATCGCCTTCCGTTTCAACTTCCAGGTCGAATTTTTCGAAGTAGCCGGTAACATTGGTGATCATCAGGTGTTTTACCTTAAACTGTATTTCACTGTGTGCGGGGTCAATTTTCCATTTGGTCGTTGCAATATTTTCGGTAGCCATAGTTAAAAGTGTTTAGGGTGAAAGAGTAAGTGTCTGTATAATTAATTCTTATGTTGCTCTCAAATAACATTACAAAGATACACAGGCATGATAGCCGGTTCCAATAAGGTAGATTAAGAAAAACACTTAATCTACCTTAAGTGTACTACTTATATACATCAAGATCTGTAATTCTTATTCCAGACATCCGCATACTGGTCTGGGTTCTTAGTAAACTGTGCATGAACATATGGACAAAGGGCAATAATCTTAATATGATGATCCCGGGCATAAGAGACAGCATTTGTCAGCAATTGCTTCGCTACGCCTTTACCAGCCAGTTTATCAGAAACTTCGGTGTGGTAAATCACCATATTACCTCCCATCATTCCAATCGCCATTTCCGCCAGACGTTCTCCGTTTTCTTCGACTACAAAAGCGCCTCTGCCAGC from Rhodocytophaga rosea carries:
- a CDS encoding ring-cleaving dioxygenase codes for the protein MEDKILGLHHITAIAGNAKRNFDFYTKVLGLRFIKKTVNFDDPHTYHFYFGDEKGSAGTILTFFPWEGITPGRRGTRMATEIGYSVPENSFDFWVKRFEANNVTYNKPSEKFGEPYLTFLDPDGLKLELIASKTGDKRMPWETAEVKGEVATRGFHNVTLTLQNMKATADILTDIFGYKLIDQQVNRFRFATDAVESAAIIDIVEVPGEKQGMQAGGTVHHVAFRVKDDAAQMKFRQLILSKGHQITPQIDRNYFHSLYFREPGGVLFEIATDNPGFMVDESLEELGTNLKLPAQYESMRAEIENHLVKL
- a CDS encoding pirin family protein; the encoded protein is MKTRIIRAQERGRKDIGWLKSNFTFSFSSYYNPENNGFELLKTFNDDYVTPGNGFGVHPHMNMEIISVMLAGKMNHKDSMGYSEVVEKDWVQIMSAGSGLRHEEHNVGSEEVNFLQIWIEPKLQNIIPRYQRRYFPEEKRRNHLTTIVSYEEGQSHCWINQNAKLSVGFFDTGQEIEYTFNPVNKSVFVFNISGKQLIAGNEINPRDAIGLWETAQVNIRCATESRFIIIETPVNH
- a CDS encoding YceI family protein translates to MATENIATTKWKIDPAHSEIQFKVKHLMITNVTGYFEKFDLEVETEGDNFTKAKSIVFTANVDTINTNNQQRDTHLKSADFFDAANHAQLRFVGKQFEPSGEDYLLHGDLTIRGITKPITVKVEAAGTVVDPYGQTKAGFTVEGKIRRKEFGLTWDAVTEAGSVVVSDEIRIHCEIQLVKQA
- a CDS encoding GNAT family N-acetyltransferase encodes the protein MENIQLQLNEAGRGAFVVEENGERLAEMAIGMMGGNMVIYHTEVSDKLAGKGVAKQLLTNAVSYARDHHIKIIALCPYVHAQFTKNPDQYADVWNKNYRS